A stretch of Gossypium hirsutum isolate 1008001.06 chromosome A06, Gossypium_hirsutum_v2.1, whole genome shotgun sequence DNA encodes these proteins:
- the LOC107961669 gene encoding signal recognition particle receptor subunit alpha: MLEQLLIFTRGGLILWTCKELGNALKGSPIDTLIRSCLLEERSGAASYSYDAPGASYTLKWTFHNELGLVFVAVYQRILHLLYVDELLAMVRREFSEIYDPKRMVYNDFNETFRQLRREAEARAEELKESKQTDKPVNNKKKQGLVQKAGSDKGSKKSEGSLATDGGDGDKAKGRKLENGHSNGNHVEMEEPRAGVVNGKENTSSNISAFDVSKLQKRTKGVKKTDTVVNKGSKPDPKKKATKKNRVWDDAPPEEKLDFTDPVDGNGSGNDNIEVVAANQGESMMDIEEIISSDSEGEVDDNVQKDSKPEAKKKGWFSSMFQSIAGKANLEKEDLEPALKALKDGLMTKNVAEEIAEKLCESVAASLEGKKLASFTRVSSTVRAAMEDALVRILTPRRSIDILRDVHAAKEQRKPYVVVFVGVNGVGKSTNLAKVAYWLLQHNVSAMMAACDTFRSGAVEQLRTHARRLQIPIFEKGYEKDPAIVAKEAIQEATRNGSDVVLVDTAGRMQDNEPLMRALSKLIYLNNPDLVLFVGEALVGNDAVDQLSKFNQKLADLSTSPTPRLIDGILLTKFDTIDDKVGAALSMVYISGAPVMFVGCGQSYTDLKKLNVKSIVKTLLK; the protein is encoded by the exons ATGTTAGAGCAGTTGCTGATATTTACCAGAGGAGGGTTAATCCTCTGGACTTGTAAAGAGCTTGGAAATGCTCTTAAAGGGTCACCAATTGACACCTTGATCCGGTCCTGTCTTTTGGAGGAACGGTCTGGTGCAGCATCATATAGCTATGATGCCCCAGGAGCTTCTTATACCCTCAAGTGGACATTCCATAATGAGCTTGGCCTTGTATTCGTTGCTGTGTATCAACGTATTCTCCATCTTTTGTATGTGGATGAGCTTCTTGCAATGGTCAGACGTGAGTTTTCAGAGATTTATGATCCAAAAAGGATGGTCTATAATGACTTCAATGAAACTTTTAGGCAGCTTAGGAGGGAGGCAGAAGCTAGGGCTGAGGAGTTAAAGGAATCAAAACAGACGGATAAGCCTGTCAATAATAAAAAGAAGCAAGGGCTGGTGCAGAAAGCTGGTTCTGATAAAGGAAGTAAGAAGAGTGAGGGTAGCTTGGCTACTGATGGTGGGGATGGTGATAAAGCGAAAGGTCGTAAATTGGAGAATGGACACTCCAATGGTAATCATGTTGAGATGGAAGAACCTAGGGCAGGTGTTGTTAATGGTAAAGAAAATACTAGCTCCAATATTAGTGCTTTTGATGTAAGTAAGCTTCAGAAAAGAACTAAAGGTGTAAAGAAAACTGATACTGTTGTTAACAAGGGTTCCAAGCCGGACCCTAAGAAAAAGGCTACAAAGAAGAATAGAGTTTGGGATGATGCACCTCCGGAGGAAAAACTGGACTTTACTGATCCAGTGGATGGAAATGGAAGTGGAAATGACAATATAGAAGTTGTTGCAGCAAATCAAGGCGAAAGTATGATGGACATAGAAGAGATTATCAGCAGTGATAGTGAAGGTGAAGTAGATGACAACGTGCAGAAGGATAGCAAGCCTGAAGCTAAGAAAAAGGGTTGGTTTTCTTCTATGTTCCAGAG TATTGCTGGAAAGGCTAATTTGGAGAAGGAAGACCTAGAACCAGCTTTGAAGGCTCTCAAAGATGGGCTTATGACCAAGAATGTG GCTGAAGAGATAGCTGAGAAGCTTTGTGAATCAGTAGCTGCTAGTCTTGAAGGGAAAAAGCTGGCCTCATTCACAAGGGTCTCTTCGACAGTTCGG GCTGCCATGGAAGATGCCCTTGTTCGTATTTTAACTCCCAGGCGCTCCATTGACATACTGAGGGATGTACATGCTGCCAAGGAACAGAGGAAGCCATATGTTGTTGTCTTTGTTGGCGTTAACGGAGTTGGGAAATCAACTAATCTCGCCAAG GTTGCTTACTGGCTTCTGCAGCACAATGTTAGTGCTATGATGGCTGCTTGTGATACATTCCGTTCTGGTGCTGTTGAGCAGTTGAGAACGCATGCACGTAGACTCCAG ATTCCTATTTTTGAGAAAGGGTACGAGAAAGATCCTGCAATTGTAGCAAAGGAAGCAATTCAGGAGGCCACTCGTAATGGTTCTGATGTTGTTCTCGTCGATACTGCTGGTCGGATGCAG GATAATGAACCACTAATGAGAGCCCTCTCAAAGCTTATATACCTCAACAAtccagatctagtcttatttgtGGGAGAGGCACTAGTTGGAAATGATGCTGTTGACCAGTTATCAAAATTCAATCAG AAATTGGCTGACCTCTCTACTTCTCCTACTCCTAGATTGATAGATGGGATTCTGCTCACCAAATTTGACACTATTGATGATAAG GTTGGAGCGGCGTTGTCAATGGTGTACATATCGGGAGCACCGGTGATGTTTGTCGGGTGTGGCCAGTCATATACAGACCTGAAGAAGCTTAACGTCAAATCAATAGTCAAGACACTGCTGAAATGA